A genomic window from Scatophagus argus isolate fScaArg1 chromosome 17, fScaArg1.pri, whole genome shotgun sequence includes:
- the LOC124074657 gene encoding major histocompatibility complex class I-related gene protein-like isoform X6, producing MKTLVFVALLGTGLHVAVAVKHSLKYFYTVSSGLPNIPEFVAVGSVDDVLLGSCDSDKKTPEAKQDCVEKQLQSDLQQFELYNQQCLKILPNFFKATIHTLTQRFNQSGGVHVLQVMSGCEWDDETGEIDGLVQYGYDGVDLISFDLKTLTWITPKPQAVSIKLNWDADKARIKNIEIRLTQIYPQWLKTFLAYGESSLLRTDLPSVSLLQKTPSSPVSCHATGFYPERATLSWRKDGEELHEDVELGEILPNHDGTFQMSAELNLSSVTPEDWSRYTCVFQLSGVKEEIVTKLDKADIRTNEVPPSEFPTGAVVGVVVGLLLLTLCICGLLMWRRNRTGFSEDWRRTSVMLLWIKTVIT from the exons ATGAAGACCCTGGTCTTCGTGGCCCTCCTGGGAACAGGTCTACATGTGGCGGTGGCAG tcaaacactccctgaagtatttctacactgtgtcTTCTGGACTCCCAAACATCCCGGAGTTTGTGGCCGTCGGTTCTGTTGATGATGTTCTTTTGGGTTCCTGCGACTCCGACAAAAAGACACCAGAAGCCAAACAGGACTGTGTGGAAAAGCAGTTGCAATCCGATCTTCAGCAATTTGAGTTGTACAACCAACAGTGTTTGAAAATTCTGCCCAACTTCTTTAAAGCCACGATTCATACGTTGACGCAGCGCTTCAACCAGAGTGGAG gtgtccATGTTTTACAGGTCATGAGTGGCTGTGAGTGGGATGATGAGACTGGAGAGATTGATGGACTTGTACAGTACGGTTATGATGGAGTAGATTTGATATCATTTGACCTGAAGACGTTGACATGGATCACACCAAAACCACAGGCTGTCAGCATCAAACTGAACTGGGATGCCGACAAAGCAAGAATAAAAAACATTGAGATACGCCTCACTCAGATTTACCCTCAGTGGTTGAAGACGTTTTTGGCTTATGGCGAGAGCTCTCTGCTGAGAACAG atcttccctcagtgtctctcctccagaagactccctcctctccagtcagCTGCCACGCTACAGGTTTCTACCCTGAGAGAGCcacactcagctggaggaaagatggagaggagcttCATGAGGACGTGGAGCTCGGAGAGATCCTCCCCAACCACGATGGAACCTTCCAGATGAGTGCTGAGCTGAATctttcatcagtcacacctgAGGACTGGAGCAggtacacctgtgtgtttcagctctcaggTGTGAAGGAGGAGATCGTCACCAAACTGGACAAAGCAGACATCAGGACCAATGAAG TTCCTCCCTCAGAGTTTCCTACTGGTGCAGTTGTTGGAGTTGTTGTAGGacttctgctgctgacactCTGCATCTGTGGACTCCTCATGTGGAGAAGGAACAGAACTG GCTTCAGTGAAGATTGGAGGAGGACTTCAGTGATGTTACTGTGGATCAAAACTGTTATTACTTGA
- the LOC124074657 gene encoding major histocompatibility complex class I-related gene protein-like isoform X4: MKTLVFVALLGTGLHVAVAVKHSLKYFYTVSSGLPNIPEFVAVGSVDDVLLGSCDSDKKTPEAKQDCVEKQLQSDLQQFELYNQQCLKILPNFFKATIHTLTQRFNQSGGVHVLQVMSGCEWDDETGEIDGLVQYGYDGVDLISFDLKTLTWITPKPQAVSIKLNWDADKARIKNIEIRLTQIYPQWLKTFLAYGESSLLRTDLPSVSLLQKTPSSPVSCHATGFYPERATLSWRKDGEELHEDVELGEILPNHDGTFQMSAELNLSSVTPEDWSRYTCVFQLSGVKEEIVTKLDKADIRTNEGKTEIKRWETHIYFTVTCSSGFLMCWVGSFVSFCSFVVSFISFYIVILRLRLELKQHTRSPLDPDKRINTSLKRFKLMFLH, translated from the exons ATGAAGACCCTGGTCTTCGTGGCCCTCCTGGGAACAGGTCTACATGTGGCGGTGGCAG tcaaacactccctgaagtatttctacactgtgtcTTCTGGACTCCCAAACATCCCGGAGTTTGTGGCCGTCGGTTCTGTTGATGATGTTCTTTTGGGTTCCTGCGACTCCGACAAAAAGACACCAGAAGCCAAACAGGACTGTGTGGAAAAGCAGTTGCAATCCGATCTTCAGCAATTTGAGTTGTACAACCAACAGTGTTTGAAAATTCTGCCCAACTTCTTTAAAGCCACGATTCATACGTTGACGCAGCGCTTCAACCAGAGTGGAG gtgtccATGTTTTACAGGTCATGAGTGGCTGTGAGTGGGATGATGAGACTGGAGAGATTGATGGACTTGTACAGTACGGTTATGATGGAGTAGATTTGATATCATTTGACCTGAAGACGTTGACATGGATCACACCAAAACCACAGGCTGTCAGCATCAAACTGAACTGGGATGCCGACAAAGCAAGAATAAAAAACATTGAGATACGCCTCACTCAGATTTACCCTCAGTGGTTGAAGACGTTTTTGGCTTATGGCGAGAGCTCTCTGCTGAGAACAG atcttccctcagtgtctctcctccagaagactccctcctctccagtcagCTGCCACGCTACAGGTTTCTACCCTGAGAGAGCcacactcagctggaggaaagatggagaggagcttCATGAGGACGTGGAGCTCGGAGAGATCCTCCCCAACCACGATGGAACCTTCCAGATGAGTGCTGAGCTGAATctttcatcagtcacacctgAGGACTGGAGCAggtacacctgtgtgtttcagctctcaggTGTGAAGGAGGAGATCGTCACCAAACTGGACAAAGCAGACATCAGGACCAATGAAG GTAAGACTGAGATCAAAAGGtgggaaacacacatttattttactgtaacCTGCAGTTCAGGTTTTCTCATGTGTTGGGTGGGaagttttgtttccttctgtagttttgttgtttctttcatcagtttttatattgtaattttaAGGCTCAGATTAGAATTAAAGCAACACACACGTTCACCTCTGGACCCTGACAAGAGGATCAACACGTCCCTAAAAAGATTCAAACTTATGTTTCTTCATTAA
- the LOC124074657 gene encoding major histocompatibility complex class I-related gene protein-like isoform X2, protein MKTLVFVALLGTGLHVAVAVKHSLKYFYTVSSGLPNIPEFVAVGSVDDVLLGSCDSDKKTPEAKQDCVEKQLQSDLQQFELYNQQCLKILPNFFKATIHTLTQRFNQSGGVHVLQVMSGCEWDDETGEINGFDQFAHDGEDLISFDLKTLTWVALKPQAVIIKLSWDADKARIKNIEIRLTQMCPQWLKTYLAYGNSSLLRTDLPSVSLLQKTPSSPVSCHATGFYPERATLSWRKDGEELHEDVELGEILPNHDGTFQMSAELKLSSVTPEDWSRYTCVFQLSGVKEEIVTKLDKADIRTNEVKLTDTTLSISIIIIIIVSVVVLLLVLIAAIGVVAYKMRNTQWSQPNKKTPVDTSARERLTRTSESETSSTGSSISSVGSDTPLVTAS, encoded by the exons ATGAAGACCCTGGTCTTCGTGGCCCTCCTGGGAACAGGTCTACATGTGGCGGTGGCAG tcaaacactccctgaagtatttctacactgtgtcTTCTGGACTCCCAAACATCCCGGAGTTTGTGGCCGTCGGTTCTGTTGATGATGTTCTTTTGGGTTCCTGCGACTCCGACAAAAAGACACCAGAAGCCAAACAGGACTGTGTGGAAAAGCAGTTGCAATCCGATCTTCAGCAATTTGAGTTGTACAACCAACAGTGTTTGAAAATTCTGCCCAACTTCTTTAAAGCCACGATTCATACGTTGACGCAGCGCTTCAACCAGAGTGGAG gtgtccATGTTTTACAGGTCATGAGTGGCTGTGAGTGGGATGATGAGACTGGAGAGATTAATGGATTTGACCAGTTTGCTCATGATGGAGAAGACTTGATATCATTTGACCTGAAGACGTTGACGTGGGTCGCTCTAAAACCACAAGCTGTCATCATCAAACTGAGCTGGGATGCTGATAAAGCAAGAATAAAAAACATTGAGATACGCCTCACTCAGATGTGCCCTCAGTGGTTGAAGACGTATTTGGCTTATGGCAACAGCTCTCTGCTGAGAACAG atcttccctcagtgtctctcctccagaagactccctcctctccagtcagCTGCCACGCTACAGGTTTCTACCCTGAGAGAGCcacactcagctggaggaaagatggagaggagcttCATGAGGACGTGGAGCTCGGAGAGATCCTCCCCAACCACGATGGAACCTTCCAGAtgagtgctgagctgaagctttcatcagtcacacctgAAGACTGGAGCAggtacacctgtgtgtttcagctctcaggTGTGAAGGAGGAGATCGTCACCAAACTGGACAAAGCAGACATCAGGACCAATGAAG TGAAGCTCACTGACACGACActcagcatcagcatcatcatcatcatcatcgtttcTGTGGTCGTTCTTCTTCTCGTCCTCATCGCTGCCATTGGAGTTGTGGCTTACAAAATGAGGAACA cacaATGGAGTCAGCCTA ACAAGAAGACTCCAGTCGACACGTCTGCTCGAGAAAGATTGACGAGAACATCAG aGTCAGAGACTTCTTCTACTGGTTCTTCTATCAGTAGTGTAGGCAGCGACACACCACTGGTCACAG caTCATGA
- the LOC124074657 gene encoding major histocompatibility complex class I-related gene protein-like isoform X1: MKTLVFVALLGTGLHVAVAVKHSLKYFYTVSSGLPNFPEFVAVGSVDDVLMASCDSDRTTPEAKQDWMKQLFQIDPHHFEMYNQDCLINMPNFFKATFHTLTQRFNQSGGVHVLQVMSGCEWDDETGEINGFDQFAHDGEDLISFDLKTLTWVALKPQAVIIKLSWDADKARIKNIEIRLTQMCPQWLKTYLAYGNSSLLRTDLPSVSLLQKTPSSPVSCHATGFYPERATLSWRKDGEELHEDVELGEILPNHDGTFQMSAELKLSSVTPEDWSRYTCVFQLSGVKEEIVTKLDKADIRTNEVKLTDTTLSISIIIIIIVSVVVLLLVLIAAIGVVAYKMRNTQWSQPNKKTPVDTSARERLTRTSESETSSTGSSISSVGSDTPLVTAS, translated from the exons ATGAAGACCCTGGTCTTCGTGGCCCTCCTGGGAACAGGTCTACATGTGGCGGTGGCAG tcaaacactccctgaagtatttctacactgtgtcTTCTGGACTCCCAAACTTCCCGGAGTTTGTGGCCGTCGGTTCTGTTGATGATGTTCTGATGGCTTCCTGTGACTCCGACAGAACGACACCAGAAGCAAAACAGGACTGGATGAAACAGTTATTCCAAATTGATCCTCACCATTTTGAGATGTACAACCAGGACTGTTTGATAAATATGCCCAACTTCTTTAAAGCCACGTTTCATACGTTGACGCAGCGCTTCAACCAAAGTGGAG gtgtccATGTTTTACAGGTCATGAGTGGCTGTGAGTGGGATGATGAGACTGGAGAGATTAATGGATTTGACCAGTTTGCTCATGATGGAGAAGACTTGATATCATTTGACCTGAAGACGTTGACGTGGGTCGCTCTAAAACCACAAGCTGTCATCATCAAACTGAGCTGGGATGCTGATAAAGCAAGAATAAAAAACATTGAGATACGCCTCACTCAGATGTGCCCTCAGTGGTTGAAGACGTATTTGGCTTATGGCAACAGCTCTCTGCTGAGAACAG atcttccctcagtgtctctcctccagaagactccctcctctccagtcagCTGCCACGCTACAGGTTTCTACCCTGAGAGAGCcacactcagctggaggaaagatggagaggagcttCATGAGGACGTGGAGCTCGGAGAGATCCTCCCCAACCACGATGGAACCTTCCAGAtgagtgctgagctgaagctttcatcagtcacacctgAAGACTGGAGCAggtacacctgtgtgtttcagctctcaggTGTGAAGGAGGAGATCGTCACCAAACTGGACAAAGCAGACATCAGGACCAATGAAG TGAAGCTCACTGACACGACActcagcatcagcatcatcatcatcatcatcgtttcTGTGGTCGTTCTTCTTCTCGTCCTCATCGCTGCCATTGGAGTTGTGGCTTACAAAATGAGGAACA cacaATGGAGTCAGCCTA ACAAGAAGACTCCAGTCGACACGTCTGCTCGAGAAAGATTGACGAGAACATCAG aGTCAGAGACTTCTTCTACTGGTTCTTCTATCAGTAGTGTAGGCAGCGACACACCACTGGTCACAG caTCATGA
- the LOC124074666 gene encoding class I histocompatibility antigen, F10 alpha chain-like, whose amino-acid sequence MNKWVLLVLLGAGLHVAAVTHSLKYFYTASSGLPNFPEFVTVGLVDDVEMVHYDSNTRREEPKQDWMKKVTADDPQYLDRNTGKLVGQQQAFKANIETLKQRFNQTGGVHIFQQMCGCEWNDETNEVNGYFQDGYDGEDFIAFDLQTLTWIAPKPQAVITKHKLDNDKAQSALYKNYLTQICRDWLKKYVDYGRSSLLTTERPSVSLLQKTPSSPVSCHATGFYPERATLSWRKDGVELHEDVELGEILPNHDGTFQMSAELKLSSVTPEDWSRYTCVFQLSGVEEDIVTKLDKADIRTNEEKNMTVIIAVVVVVLALVLIAAAAVVFVVRKKKEAKCPPSDNSCELSERLNPQP is encoded by the exons ATGAACAAATGggtcctcctggtcctcctggGTGCAGGTCTACATGTGGCTGCAG TGACTCACTCTCtgaagtatttctacactgcGTCCTCTGGACTCCCAAACTTCCCAGAGTTTGTGACTGTTGGGTTGGTTGATGATGTTGAGATGGTTCACTATGACAGCAACACCAGGAGAGAAGAACCCAAACAGGACTGGATGAAGAAAGTCACAGCAGATGATCCACAGTACCTGGACAGAAACACTGGGAAGTTAGTTGGTCAACAGCAGGCCTTCAAAGCCAACATCGAAACTCTGAAGCAGCGCTTCAACCAAACTGgag gtgtcCACATTTTCCAGCAGATGTGCGGCTGTGAGTGGAACGATGAGACCAATGAGGTCAACGGTTATTTTCAAGATGGTTATGATGGAGAAGACTTCATAGCATTTGACCTGCAGACGCTGACTTGGATCGCTCCTAAACCACAAGCTGTCATCACCAAACACAAGTTGGATAACGACAAAGCTCAGTCAGCGTTGTATAAGAACTACCTCACCCAGATTTGTCGTGACTGGCTGAAGAAGTATGTGGACTATGGGAGGAGCTCTCTGCTGACAACAG AGCGtccctcagtgtctctcctccagaagactccctcctctccagtcagCTGCCACGCTACAGGTTTCTACCCTGAGAGAGCcacactcagctggaggaaagatggagTGGAGCTTCATGAGGACGTGGAGCTCGGAGAGATCCTCCCCAACCACGATGGAACCTTCCAGAtgagtgctgagctgaagctttcatcagtcacacctgAAGACTGGAGCAggtacacctgtgtgtttcagctctcaggTGTGGAGGAGGACATCGTCACCAAACTGGACAAAGCAGACATCAGGACCAATGAAG AGAAGAACATGACTGTCATCATCGCGGTTGTTGTGGTGGTTCTCGCTCTCGTCCTcatcgctgctgctgctgttgtattcGTGGTTCGCAAAAAGAAGGAAG CCAAATGTCCTCCATCTGACAACAGCTGTGAGCTCTCTGAGAGACTGAATCCTCAGCCCTga
- the LOC124074657 gene encoding major histocompatibility complex class I-related gene protein-like isoform X5, with the protein MKHLFLFLLLCHVSSAVKHSLKYFYTVSSGLPNIPEFVAVGSVDDVLLGSCDSDKKTPEAKQDCVEKQLQSDLQQFELYNQQCLKILPNFFKATIHTLTQRFNQSGGVHVLQVMSGCEWDDETGEIDGLVQYGYDGVDLISFDLKTLTWITPKPQAVSIKLNWDADKARIKNIEIRLTQIYPQWLKTFLAYGESSLLRTDLPSVSLLQKTPSSPVSCHATGFYPERATLSWRKDGEELHEDVELGEILPNHDGTFQMSAELNLSSVTPEDWSRYTCVFQLSGVKEEIVTKLDKADIRTNEGKTEIKRWETHIYFTVTCSSGFLMCWVGSFVSFCSFVVSFISFYIVILRLRLELKQHTRSPLDPDKRINTSLKRFKLMFLH; encoded by the exons atgaaacatttatttttgtttcttctcttatgTCACGTTTCATCAGCAG tcaaacactccctgaagtatttctacactgtgtcTTCTGGACTCCCAAACATCCCGGAGTTTGTGGCCGTCGGTTCTGTTGATGATGTTCTTTTGGGTTCCTGCGACTCCGACAAAAAGACACCAGAAGCCAAACAGGACTGTGTGGAAAAGCAGTTGCAATCCGATCTTCAGCAATTTGAGTTGTACAACCAACAGTGTTTGAAAATTCTGCCCAACTTCTTTAAAGCCACGATTCATACGTTGACGCAGCGCTTCAACCAGAGTGGAG gtgtccATGTTTTACAGGTCATGAGTGGCTGTGAGTGGGATGATGAGACTGGAGAGATTGATGGACTTGTACAGTACGGTTATGATGGAGTAGATTTGATATCATTTGACCTGAAGACGTTGACATGGATCACACCAAAACCACAGGCTGTCAGCATCAAACTGAACTGGGATGCCGACAAAGCAAGAATAAAAAACATTGAGATACGCCTCACTCAGATTTACCCTCAGTGGTTGAAGACGTTTTTGGCTTATGGCGAGAGCTCTCTGCTGAGAACAG atcttccctcagtgtctctcctccagaagactccctcctctccagtcagCTGCCACGCTACAGGTTTCTACCCTGAGAGAGCcacactcagctggaggaaagatggagaggagcttCATGAGGACGTGGAGCTCGGAGAGATCCTCCCCAACCACGATGGAACCTTCCAGATGAGTGCTGAGCTGAATctttcatcagtcacacctgAGGACTGGAGCAggtacacctgtgtgtttcagctctcaggTGTGAAGGAGGAGATCGTCACCAAACTGGACAAAGCAGACATCAGGACCAATGAAG GTAAGACTGAGATCAAAAGGtgggaaacacacatttattttactgtaacCTGCAGTTCAGGTTTTCTCATGTGTTGGGTGGGaagttttgtttccttctgtagttttgttgtttctttcatcagtttttatattgtaattttaAGGCTCAGATTAGAATTAAAGCAACACACACGTTCACCTCTGGACCCTGACAAGAGGATCAACACGTCCCTAAAAAGATTCAAACTTATGTTTCTTCATTAA
- the LOC124074657 gene encoding major histocompatibility complex class I-related gene protein-like isoform X7, whose product MKHLFLFLLLCHVSSAVKHSLKYFYTVSSGLPNIPEFVAVGSVDDVLLGSCDSDKKTPEAKQDCVEKQLQSDLQQFELYNQQCLKILPNFFKATIHTLTQRFNQSGGVHVLQVMSGCEWDDETGEIDGLVQYGYDGVDLISFDLKTLTWITPKPQAVSIKLNWDADKARIKNIEIRLTQIYPQWLKTFLAYGESSLLRTDLPSVSLLQKTPSSPVSCHATGFYPERATLSWRKDGEELHEDVELGEILPNHDGTFQMSAELNLSSVTPEDWSRYTCVFQLSGVKEEIVTKLDKADIRTNEVPPSEFPTGAVVGVVVGLLLLTLCICGLLMWRRNRTGFSEDWRRTSVMLLWIKTVIT is encoded by the exons atgaaacatttatttttgtttcttctcttatgTCACGTTTCATCAGCAG tcaaacactccctgaagtatttctacactgtgtcTTCTGGACTCCCAAACATCCCGGAGTTTGTGGCCGTCGGTTCTGTTGATGATGTTCTTTTGGGTTCCTGCGACTCCGACAAAAAGACACCAGAAGCCAAACAGGACTGTGTGGAAAAGCAGTTGCAATCCGATCTTCAGCAATTTGAGTTGTACAACCAACAGTGTTTGAAAATTCTGCCCAACTTCTTTAAAGCCACGATTCATACGTTGACGCAGCGCTTCAACCAGAGTGGAG gtgtccATGTTTTACAGGTCATGAGTGGCTGTGAGTGGGATGATGAGACTGGAGAGATTGATGGACTTGTACAGTACGGTTATGATGGAGTAGATTTGATATCATTTGACCTGAAGACGTTGACATGGATCACACCAAAACCACAGGCTGTCAGCATCAAACTGAACTGGGATGCCGACAAAGCAAGAATAAAAAACATTGAGATACGCCTCACTCAGATTTACCCTCAGTGGTTGAAGACGTTTTTGGCTTATGGCGAGAGCTCTCTGCTGAGAACAG atcttccctcagtgtctctcctccagaagactccctcctctccagtcagCTGCCACGCTACAGGTTTCTACCCTGAGAGAGCcacactcagctggaggaaagatggagaggagcttCATGAGGACGTGGAGCTCGGAGAGATCCTCCCCAACCACGATGGAACCTTCCAGATGAGTGCTGAGCTGAATctttcatcagtcacacctgAGGACTGGAGCAggtacacctgtgtgtttcagctctcaggTGTGAAGGAGGAGATCGTCACCAAACTGGACAAAGCAGACATCAGGACCAATGAAG TTCCTCCCTCAGAGTTTCCTACTGGTGCAGTTGTTGGAGTTGTTGTAGGacttctgctgctgacactCTGCATCTGTGGACTCCTCATGTGGAGAAGGAACAGAACTG GCTTCAGTGAAGATTGGAGGAGGACTTCAGTGATGTTACTGTGGATCAAAACTGTTATTACTTGA
- the LOC124074657 gene encoding major histocompatibility complex class I-related gene protein-like isoform X3 → MKHLFLFLLLCHVSSAVKHSLKYFYTVSSGLPNFPEFVAVGSVDDVLMASCDSDRTTPEAKQDWMKQLFQIDPHHFEMYNQDCLINMPNFFKATFHTLTQRFNQSGGVHVLQVMSGCEWDDETGEINGFDQFAHDGEDLISFDLKTLTWVALKPQAVIIKLSWDADKARIKNIEIRLTQMCPQWLKTYLAYGNSSLLRTDLPSVSLLQKTPSSPVSCHATGFYPERATLSWRKDGEELHEDVELGEILPNHDGTFQMSAELKLSSVTPEDWSRYTCVFQLSGVKEEIVTKLDKADIRTNEVKLTDTTLSISIIIIIIVSVVVLLLVLIAAIGVVAYKMRNTQWSQPNKKTPVDTSARERLTRTSESETSSTGSSISSVGSDTPLVTAS, encoded by the exons atgaaacatttatttttgtttcttctcttatgTCACGTTTCATCAGCAG tcaaacactccctgaagtatttctacactgtgtcTTCTGGACTCCCAAACTTCCCGGAGTTTGTGGCCGTCGGTTCTGTTGATGATGTTCTGATGGCTTCCTGTGACTCCGACAGAACGACACCAGAAGCAAAACAGGACTGGATGAAACAGTTATTCCAAATTGATCCTCACCATTTTGAGATGTACAACCAGGACTGTTTGATAAATATGCCCAACTTCTTTAAAGCCACGTTTCATACGTTGACGCAGCGCTTCAACCAAAGTGGAG gtgtccATGTTTTACAGGTCATGAGTGGCTGTGAGTGGGATGATGAGACTGGAGAGATTAATGGATTTGACCAGTTTGCTCATGATGGAGAAGACTTGATATCATTTGACCTGAAGACGTTGACGTGGGTCGCTCTAAAACCACAAGCTGTCATCATCAAACTGAGCTGGGATGCTGATAAAGCAAGAATAAAAAACATTGAGATACGCCTCACTCAGATGTGCCCTCAGTGGTTGAAGACGTATTTGGCTTATGGCAACAGCTCTCTGCTGAGAACAG atcttccctcagtgtctctcctccagaagactccctcctctccagtcagCTGCCACGCTACAGGTTTCTACCCTGAGAGAGCcacactcagctggaggaaagatggagaggagcttCATGAGGACGTGGAGCTCGGAGAGATCCTCCCCAACCACGATGGAACCTTCCAGAtgagtgctgagctgaagctttcatcagtcacacctgAAGACTGGAGCAggtacacctgtgtgtttcagctctcaggTGTGAAGGAGGAGATCGTCACCAAACTGGACAAAGCAGACATCAGGACCAATGAAG TGAAGCTCACTGACACGACActcagcatcagcatcatcatcatcatcatcgtttcTGTGGTCGTTCTTCTTCTCGTCCTCATCGCTGCCATTGGAGTTGTGGCTTACAAAATGAGGAACA cacaATGGAGTCAGCCTA ACAAGAAGACTCCAGTCGACACGTCTGCTCGAGAAAGATTGACGAGAACATCAG aGTCAGAGACTTCTTCTACTGGTTCTTCTATCAGTAGTGTAGGCAGCGACACACCACTGGTCACAG caTCATGA